The genomic window ATATGCTCTTGAACTTCTCTTTCTTCAACATCAGTAACTCCTTCGGTATTGTTATGATTTTCCTTCACTTCTCCGTGATCTCCCTCAGCACTACTAGAGTGGAAAATATTTGAGATGAAATTGTTGATGATTCCACCACCCATCTCAACATCTACACTACTCTTattctcttcatcttctttataaTCAGCTTCAGTTGTTGCTGAAAAACCGTTACTCAATCCTCTTGGTAATCTTGGACTAGAAGGAGTAACCAAGTTAGAAATAAGATGGTTTACAATACCCCCACTTCTCTTACtcccttcctcttcctcttcttgttttctttgcTCAGTAGATGATTTCATGACTTTATCATCATCCATTTGGTTGAAATCTTCAGTTCCTGTTTTGAGTTCAGTCTCTGTTATGCTATCCTCCATTGCTTTTCCACTTTTCTCTCTTtaggtctttttttctttttaactccTACAATGAAAACGGCAGGAGAGGGAGGAGCGACATTTATAAAGGGTAAAGTTTTGAGGAGACAGATGTTtaaattttgagtaagaaactcTGCTCTGAATACACGTATTTTCAGGGAAAAAAATATGCCTACATTGACCATTTAGATGATGACATTTGGAAGATGCGCACTACATCCACTAAAGAGCTCACCCTCACACATATCTAAATTTGTCGGTTGAATTTAAAAACGTTTTTTCATATTTTAATACCAGTATCCTAGGAGTCTGGCAGTAAAGATTTCcagttaaaaaaaattaaaattgtaGTGGGAGAAATCTGCCTTGTCAGTAATCGATCAATTCATTGAGTGCCACGAGTTGCTCTATCCATCGATGATGTACGCTAAACCGTCGGATTACAAGACTGATACTAAGGAACAGAGCAAGTCGAATGGAAATAAGCCAGAATATAGGTAGATGGACTTGTTGGGCATTTTCCCATGTTCAAATTTAGCCCATCGGACTTGCTCTTATGTTaagcagaaaaatgaaaagagtaatgataatgatattattATGAAATCCACAGGAGGCAAACAACCACCACTTTTACACAACTGAATAACCAACCGCACGCACACAAACACTATGTAGCCATGAAACAACACTTGAAGCTCAAGTATTGCTAATCACAACTACTTTATTTTaacaccaaagaaaagtacaaacGATACCGTAGCAAGATAATTTCAGGGATTATTGACATGTAAATAATCcctcatcttcatcatttccTTCACTAACACTTGCAGTCGGTACAAGTGCAGTTGTTGTCTCCACACTTGCATCCTCCCTCGAGGTTTCTGCATCCATGCAAGAAAAATATGACGTCAATCAATCGATTTCCAAGTAGAATATACATATCATCGGAAACTGCTAGCTAAAATGATTAGTCTAATAACAAAATTATCATTGGAAAAAACTCGGGTTTCTGATCATTCTCCTTTGCAGCTGACTTGCATCTGCaacataaaggaaaaaaaataacgaACCATTCTAAGTTTCAATCAAATCAAGTGTGAAGTAGTATATTTATTGGAATTATTAGTAAAACTagctagaagaagaaaaaagaatctTACCCACAGCTGCAGTTAGTGGCACAAGAAGTACAACCACAAGCCATTTTTGAGTTTGTTTAGGAAAGCTTAGGAAACTTTGaaggaaatgagagtttatagaATTCAGAGACTTTTAAGTGTGTATTCAGTTCAATCCTATTTATAACCAAAACACTTACGCTAAACTTGCTTAGTCTTGTACTACTAACTGAGAGGCAGTAGTAGTACTAATTACCTGCTTGCACTTGTACTAGCATCGGATAAGCTGTCTATTCACCCAAGTGTTATCATATTATGTCAACTGTGAACCCTTCTCCCCTCTGGTTCTCTCTCTTTTTCCTCTTCAAAGCATATATCCAATGATGGTGTTttgagcctagttagcaattcgggattcgacaaacgtacggaacggcaaacgtacgagtattgtacggttttgtaaaattcagattcggtccaaaattcggtcaacgggacgtgattcgtcattaattcggaacggcatacgtacgtgtataattcgatttataaatgtgagttcggctctaaaaattcggtatctatatataacaaataatttgtatttataaggtcatagaccaatttttatgcatgtgtgagttatttaaggaaaaataaactcaatatgatgatattaataatatatacaacattagttatccaaaaggacgtcgtatggtggtttagatgcttggttagtgagtttgagatctctctcaccttcaccttcaaatctcttcagtcgtttttgtttcataaaaattacaacacgtctaatattcggtcgtgtatgttcgggaggcagtaaagcccaaaaagtggagtctttgaaaagtaaaagctaaaaaatttatggcgaattaagcggacgtatcattcgggatacgtaaaattcgtgaacgattcgcgaataatccgggaatgccacataatacgcgacttgggttcggagttgcaaacgtacgcgaataagacggtaaaattcgtgatacggaaaaattcgcgaatgattcgcgaacttactaactaggatttTGAGTATCTAAAATGTAGTGCCACCTGTAATTTtgagactaaaataaaaaaaaatgctcCCAAATTCTTTTCTCTGTTAAACTAAAAGATATGAAAGTTAATGTTCGTGGGAAAATGTTTAttttaaacttaaaaatagattAAAATGACAACATTTGAGACGGAAGAGTGTCACTTGTGTAGTACTACTACTACTCTTCTTTATTATTAGCTTCAGTTGTTGCTGAATTTGCTGAGTGCCGCGTGTTGCTGTCATCTATTGATGAAGTTTAAACCATCGGATCACATGATttggtaaaagaaataaaatgcaGTCCGGTTTTCATACACCCAAGAGATGGAATTTGACTAGCTGATTTGTAGAGCAAAACCGGATGATAATGTTTCAATATCCAACTTATACTAGCAGTAACAGAACCAGATGTACAAGGTTGCTGGAGGGGTTTCAAAATTCCACTCCAAATTTCATATGATCCAAGGATGGTTGGTAATGGGGACTGATAGTTACTTCGAGCAATTTTAAATCACATTTGGGTGCATCTACTCCAAAAGAAATTTATGTGTATACAGATCAGAAATTTGTAATGTAACAAAAAGCTCAAAGTTGATTCAGTTCAGTGGATCAACTTTTGTTCCTCGCCTGTACTCACATCCTCTGAAACTCTATCTTTGGATAATTGCACCTGCAGAAACAACTCAAAAACGGTAAacagaaagataaaaaaaaatgaaagaaacgaAAATGAAGCGTGCACCATTGGAGAAAACTCACCTCTTTGTCCCAGTCCGCTCGCCAACACATAATTATGAGAACGATTGTTTGAAGACACATACCAATTTGTGTTCCAACCCAAAGTCCCTGAATTCATATAAATGGCAACATCCAATGAACATCAACTTGATAATTGAAGATACACGCTGTTAAAAGACTGTCTAAGGATGAGTTTTACCTCTAGACCCCAATTTAGTTTGAATGCCATAAAAACGCCAATGGGCAACCCAATGAGATAGTAGGTTGTGATATTTACATAGGCTACAATAGTCTGCCAACCAGCTCCAATGGCCATACCTGTCAATTCAAAAATACACCATGCCTTGTAAAGATTTCCTCGTTCGCTTTTGCGCATTCATCACTGAGTTATCTCAAACAAGTTGCTTAAGAATTTGAAAACACAAACCTGTTAAAACGGGTTGGACGCCGCAGAGGATGATTGACGTGCATAAATACACGGCTAAATTGCTAACTTCTTTCATAACAATCTCGTCATCTGTAAAGAGTCTTGGGAAGTCATATCTTGTTACCAAAATTAAGGCAGCAAAAGCAGTCTGTGTGACTAGAGAAACTGAGACCGTAACCCAAACAGAGAATTTTGCATCTGCTGCATTTCCTGCTCCCAATTCATTCGAGACCCTTACACTGAAGAATATACAAAAGAAATCAGTATAACTGTAGGCAGATAGGTATTAACTGAAAGTGCACTGAAGCCATATTCTATCAAAAAGTTCAAACAAATGGAGAATACCTGACAGCAGCAATGTACCCAAGTGGTACCATAAATATCCACCCTTCCACATTCATACTACaaaccaaataaaataaaataaatgaaaacaTTCAATGTagaaaaatgtctctctctttgTACACCATTTGGACCAGCGTGACACTTAGATTTGAGGACATACTGTTAGACCAACTTGATTATCCTATTTATGTGAAGATCTAGACAACACAATGTTTAAGACCGCACTTATTAATTTCATCAACCTTCAGGATACATACCAGATAGCAGCTGCATCAACTTTAACTTCAGCATTTTTAAGTACTCCGGCAAACACAATCAAAATCATAAACGCCCAATACTCCAAGCTGCAATAAGAAAAACTTGGATTAGAATAAACACGAACGGGCATCAGTTAGTCGTGTTCGCCTTTGCAGCTAATTGATCGAAACAACCAAACCCATAAAGGTTGATATGCCAATCTTAGGCCTTGAGGGATTACCTCCGGAGCATTTTGGATGTGCCGATGTTGGCATTTTGCCATCACAGTTAAGTCTAAATATCACAATTCAGaccaaattttcatttttttttttagttagtCAGAGGAGGGACCGCTCCACTCCCAACCCCGCACACCATCCACATATAATATTGTGCACCCAAGTAATCCCCACCTTCAACCATATCCATAAGGGAGCGGGTTTAGGCTCAGAAGGAGGTATGGAGGAAGTCATCCTTATGGGTTTCAATAGTAGCTGCGATAGCAATTTGTTTTTGCAGTTGATGTTCTTTTGAATGATATCCAGATTTTGATCATTATACTTGGAAGTCAATCAAGTTCATCTAAAAATTTAAAATCTATGGACAATATGAAGCTGAACAATATGAAGAAAGTTGAGTTATGCACGACCACTAACTACTTCACACGACTGCCAAATTATTTGCAGTATCAGTCAGACGCTTTAAGTACAATACGTGCTGGCATGTTACCTGCGGGAGAACTTTAATTCGACATGGATTTAAGGGAATGCATATAGTACGCTCTGGagtcgtatttatttttggcctTGAAACTTGGGAACCAAAAGAGTGtgtgccaatttttttttttttttgaacaaaaatTAAGCAAAATTGGAGAATACTAACCAGAGCATGACAGATGAAGCCACAGATAACCAGAGAAAATCAAGCAATTCAGTCAAAGCCTTCCATGAAAAACCACTCCAAGCATCCTTGCATCTTCCTGAGACGATATAAGCATATTGAAGAATGACAACCAAGACCCACGAAAAATTCAAAGAAGCTGCTGCTCCAACTAAACCCCATCTCGTAACACAAAACCAACTTAACGGAACATGAATCACTAAAATTCCAAATGATATCCAGGCTAATGGCATTACTTTACTTTGGGCTTGCAAGAATCTTTGCATAGGAAAATTCAGTGCATACATGTATAATTGTGGTATCATCCATATAGAAAATGTACCAGCTaattctgcaatatcttttttTTGGCCTAAAATTAATAAAATTGGTGTTGCAAATACTGAGATTAGTGTTAATGGTAATGCTGTTCCAAGCAGAATCACCCATGATCTTTGCATGTAAATCCCTAGCAGTGTTAGTTTTCCTGCTCCATATGCTTGTCCGCATAATGTTTCTAATGCACTTCCCATACCCAACTgcaaaaacacaaaaaatcaatcaatcatgatcaaGAGAGTGATAGATAGATataaagagagagagatagaTGGGGGGAGTACCATGATGCCATAGGAGAGACCAGAAATGACCAAATTTTGGAGACCAAAAGCAGCAAGTTCAAGTGTACCAACATGACCAACCCATGTTTGAGTAGTGAAAGCAAGAGAGAATTGAAATATTGCACTTAAAATGCATGGTCCTGCTATATACCATACGAGcttattttcttcccaaaattttcgagaGAAGGATACTTGATTAGAATTCTCATTTTTGTTTGTTAACAGAGGAACGGAATAGTTTGAAGTTGAATCCTCATCCATGGCAGAAATATCTACTTCCCTAAAAGCTTATCAAGTTTATATTTATATTTGACAACCCAACTCGTTGACAAAAAATAATTGGTTGAGCAACCATTCCTGATCTAGTCTTAGCAGCTTTATAACCTTTGGATTCCAATATCAGGAAACTGCGTATTTTAACCACAGTGATAGCATAGTATTGGGTGGTCGGCTGTTGGGCTTGAATGATAGTGGTAATGTAGGCAAATAAAGTGTGAACACTTATCTTATGTTCCACCACGGTTT from Papaver somniferum cultivar HN1 unplaced genomic scaffold, ASM357369v1 unplaced-scaffold_19, whole genome shotgun sequence includes these protein-coding regions:
- the LOC113339023 gene encoding protein DETOXIFICATION 33-like isoform X1 — protein: MDEDSTSNYSVPLLTNKNENSNQVSFSRKFWEENKLVWYIAGPCILSAIFQFSLAFTTQTWVGHVGTLELAAFGLQNLVISGLSYGIMLGMGSALETLCGQAYGAGKLTLLGIYMQRSWVILLGTALPLTLISVFATPILLILGQKKDIAELAGTFSIWMIPQLYMYALNFPMQRFLQAQSKVMPLAWISFGILVIHVPLSWFCVTRWGLVGAAASLNFSWVLVVILQYAYIVSGRCKDAWSGFSWKALTELLDFLWLSVASSVMLCLEYWAFMILIVFAGVLKNAEVKVDAAAICMNVEGWIFMVPLGYIAAVSVRVSNELGAGNAADAKFSVWVTVSVSLVTQTAFAALILVTRYDFPRLFTDDEIVMKEVSNLAVYLCTSIILCGVQPVLTGMAIGAGWQTIVAYVNITTYYLIGLPIGVFMAFKLNWGLEGLWVGTQIGMCLQTIVLIIMCWRADWDKEVQLSKDRVSEDVSTGEEQKLIH
- the LOC113339023 gene encoding protein DETOXIFICATION 29-like isoform X3; this translates as MRTSIWSRKTNTARDLHAKIMGRCKDAWSGFSWKALTELLDFLWLSVASSVMLCLEYWAFMILIVFAGVLKNAEVKVDAAAICMNVEGWIFMVPLGYIAAVSVRVSNELGAGNAADAKFSVWVTVSVSLVTQTAFAALILVTRYDFPRLFTDDEIVMKEVSNLAVYLCTSIILCGVQPVLTGMAIGAGWQTIVAYVNITTYYLIGLPIGVFMAFKLNWGLEGLWVGTQIGMCLQTIVLIIMCWRADWDKEVQLSKDRVSEDVSTGEEQKLIH
- the LOC113339023 gene encoding protein DETOXIFICATION 26-like isoform X2; translation: MDEDSTSNYSVPLLTNKNENSNQVSFSRKFWEENKLVWYIAGPCILSAIFQFSLAFTTQTWVGHVGTLELAAFGLQNLVISGLSYGIMLGMGSALETLCGQAYGAGKLTLLGIYMQRSWVILLGTALPLTLISVFATPILLILGQKKDIAELAGRCKDAWSGFSWKALTELLDFLWLSVASSVMLCLEYWAFMILIVFAGVLKNAEVKVDAAAICMNVEGWIFMVPLGYIAAVSVRVSNELGAGNAADAKFSVWVTVSVSLVTQTAFAALILVTRYDFPRLFTDDEIVMKEVSNLAVYLCTSIILCGVQPVLTGMAIGAGWQTIVAYVNITTYYLIGLPIGVFMAFKLNWGLEGLWVGTQIGMCLQTIVLIIMCWRADWDKEVQLSKDRVSEDVSTGEEQKLIH
- the LOC113338932 gene encoding uncharacterized protein LOC113338932 is translated as MEDSITETELKTGTEDFNQMDDDKVMKSSTEQRKQEEEEEGSKRSGGIVNHLISNLVTPSSPRLPRGLSNGFSATTEADYKEDEENKSSVDVEMGGGIINNFISNIFHSSSAEGDHGEVKENHNNTEGVTDVEEREVQEHIEVEVNGGSGGGIINNLITNLFHQNESDGSQEAGVEMEKKSEAEEEVHDNASSEGNGEHVKMEEEKSNGGIISNLVSNLEENYDPGNDEASIMIHSIIHD